A window from Toxoplasma gondii ME49 chromosome IX, whole genome shotgun sequence encodes these proteins:
- a CDS encoding RNA recognition motif-containing protein (encoded by transcript TGME49_306600) gives MKRVLECTLNVSSLTRNVREEHLREIFGLYGVVTSCTVAVDKVAGIPKGYAYVEFDSVREAELAREHLNQGMLDGRAMKVEFSSKVKEQRQAEKARLAAAAGPAASSGARHGGRGSPARNGLSRRGRSPPRSSYRRRSPSYSVSLRRKDRSMSPPSRDQSPKRDSRTSRRDRNDRSPSRRREISRSCSR, from the exons ATGAAGCGCGTGCTGGAATGTACGCTGAATGTGTCTTCCCTGACGCGCAACGTCCGGGAGGAGCACTTGCGAGAAATCTTCGGCTTATATGGAGTCGTCACTTCCTGCACCGTCGCAGTCGATAAAGTCGCAGGAATTCCGAAAGGCTACGCGTACGTAGAGTTCGACTCCGTCAGAGAAGCCGAGCTGGCTCGAGAGCACCTCAACCAA GGAATGTTGGATGGTCGCGCCATGAAGGTGGAATTTAGTTCGAAAGTGAAGGAGCAGAGGCAAG CTGAAAAGGCTCGCCTGGCAGCGGCTGCAGGGCCTGCCGCGTCATCGGGGGCCAGGCACGGGGGACGAGGGTCGCCGGCGCGCAATGGTCTTTCCAGGCGCGGGAGGAGTCCGCCTCGTTCTTCGTATCGCCGAAGAAGTCCAAGCtactctgtctctcttcgcagaAAGGATC GGTCGAtgtctccgccgtctcgAGACCAATCTCCAAAAAGGGACTCGCGCACCTCCAG aagAGACCGGAATGATAGGAGTCCGAGTCGAAGGCGGGAAATCAGCAGAAGTTGCAGCCGATAG